In one Procambarus clarkii isolate CNS0578487 chromosome 29, FALCON_Pclarkii_2.0, whole genome shotgun sequence genomic region, the following are encoded:
- the LOC123765047 gene encoding coiled-coil domain-containing protein 25, translating into MVFYFTSKVVDPPVTLFMGLDKYENEDLIKWGWPEDVWFHVDKVSSAHVYLRLNPGQTIDDIPMAVIEDAAQLCKANSIQGNKMNNVDVVYTLWSNLRKTPGMDVGQVGFHSEKEVRKIRLEKRMNEIINRLNKTKTESHPDFRLEREERDKQERNAQKKELREKQQKEKDELERRKKEQELKSYNSLFASENMKTNKDAADEDSDDFM; encoded by the exons ATGGTCTTTTATTTTACTAGTAAAG TGGTGGATCCGCCTGTCACGCTCTTCATGGGACTTGATAAATATGAAA ATGAAGATCTAATTAAATGGGGCTGGCCTGAAGATGTTTGGTTCCATGTCGACAAAGTCTCGTCTGCTCATGTTTATCTACGACTGAACCCA GGTCAAACAATAGATGATATTCCCATGGCTGTAATTGAAGATGCTGCCCAGCTATGTAAGGCCAATAGTATCCAG GGCAACAAGATGAATAATGTAGATGTGGTTTATACGCTGTGGTCCAACCTTCGCAAGACTCCAGGTATGGATGTTGGACAAGTTGGATTTCACAGTGAAAAGGAG GTACGCAAAATTCGATTGGAAAAACGCATGAATGAAATAATTAACCGACTGAACAAGACCAAGACAGAATCTCACCCAGATTTCAGACTAGAGCGAGAAGAACGAGATAAACAAGAGCGAAATGCCCAAAAGAAGGAATTAAGGGAAAAGCAACAGAAGGAAAAAGATGAattagagagaagaaagaaggaaCAAGAACTTAA GAGCTACAATTCTTTGTTCGCGTCGGAAAACATGAAGACAAACAAGGATGCAGCTGATGAAGATTCAGATGATTTTATGTGA
- the LOC123765048 gene encoding death-associated protein 1 homolog yields the protein MSSTEEIEVKAGHPPAMKVGGVRIPQRRRSAEEKEGTPPKPRKDSENDEEDDEEQLVAKSPPRAPIVVSGVVGKVDRDFPTAAVKHTHEKPVPTHEVRTAHNTKPPVIQQPRK from the exons ATGTCATCCACCGAGGAAATTGAAGTTAAAGCTGGACATCCTCCTGCGA TGAAGGTAGGTGGGGTACGCATTCCTCAGCGAAGGAGGAGTGCAGAAGAGAAGGAAGGAACCCCACCTAAACCAAGAAAGGATAGTGAAAATGATGAGGAGGATGATGAAGAGCAACTTGTGGCAAAGAG CCCTCCAAGAGCTCCAATAGTGGTGTCAGGTGTAGTTGGCAAAGTGGATAGAGACTTTCCCACAGCAGCAGTAAAGCACACACATGAGAAGCCAGTACCCACTCATGAAGTACGTACTGCCCATAATACAAAGCCACCAGTCATTCAGCAACCCAGGAAGTAG